In Bremerella alba, one DNA window encodes the following:
- a CDS encoding cupin domain-containing protein, with protein sequence MNSTPSIKGYEVVDFATIPGVPCPCGTAKRGLAEVDDYPGTIHVTEISTDAKIHYHKKLTETYFFLECGEDAQMQLDDEIIPVHPGMCIMIRPGTRHRALGKMKIVNIVLPKFDPADEWFD encoded by the coding sequence ATGAACTCGACCCCATCAATTAAGGGATATGAAGTCGTTGATTTTGCCACTATCCCAGGCGTCCCCTGCCCCTGTGGAACCGCCAAACGTGGCTTGGCCGAGGTCGACGACTATCCCGGGACAATCCACGTCACCGAAATCTCTACGGATGCCAAGATCCACTACCACAAAAAGCTGACCGAAACCTACTTCTTTTTAGAATGCGGCGAAGACGCGCAGATGCAACTCGACGACGAAATCATTCCCGTTCACCCAGGAATGTGCATCATGATTCGCCCTGGCACTCGACATCGGGCCCTCGGAAAGATGAAGATCGTGAACATCGTGCTTCCCAAGTTCGACCCTGCAGATGAGTGGTTCGATTGA
- a CDS encoding outer membrane protein assembly factor BamB family protein: MFRPYAHRLHPTMASATLVFILSLTIFAVGCTPPPTGRPSTSNTTLNPNPNTTVSDSTVTTPAKLPEPDEVPVDETKMAVEASNVVPAKTSEELTPVVTPDEKPGKTLVDTVETTPSKTSDELTPPAVTDTPADAAMKEEAVKEEVTTEAKEEKPVPKEMTKQEEPAKQTPPEEAAAKKEEAKPVAEVASAKKTTTAASTTQSEADPQDWLFWRGPEFNGISRATGLPDSWDPEGGEGSNVLWKRDDLGTRSTPVVMNGKLFMLAAAEQGTPREGERVVCVDAKTGETIWENRFNVYLSDVPVERVGWSSVTADPTTNTVFALGVCGHFQCIDADTGKTIWTHKMHEEFGMLTTYGGRTNFPLVFEDLVIISGIVIGWGDYAKPAHRFLGIDKETGEVVWFTETTPLPYDTTYSTPTIKIVDGIPQYIIGAGDGKIWSIQPRTGQHNWSFSFAARGLFSTPLIEGDRVFMAQGEENVITTEEDGKVNVQVDNTMGAVVSVDATKRGDISVSGENWKIVELVANRSAPVIVDGKMYLIDDRAKMFILDPETGEELFDKVRLGSKMFGSPLYADGKFYLMTENGRYYVLGRQDDGNIEILSKGRLPDGDGIASPICAQGRLYFPTSAALYCVGTEDQKTGFSGLPEQPTEDPVSEDPKPAHAQLIPAETLIYPGKEVDYRVKLFNARGQFVKDAEKVDYSVEGPAKIDQTGKLTANEDAGHAPAYVTAKAGDLTGNSRLRIIPALPWSFDFENITVDEKTGKGEPPITWIGARYRHVVRDVDGNKVMVKITTIPKGTRSQGWMGHSDLHDYTIEADVMGHEKDGQLPDIGVTAQGYIFMLMGNESKARALTWITQQRIAKDVDFTLEPGVWYHIKFKVSNQDDGTAKAQGKAWKKDEPEPEAWMVEIVDAVPNTTGSPGLFGNAKTGEIYLDNIKVTPNS, from the coding sequence ATGTTCCGGCCCTATGCACATCGGCTCCATCCAACGATGGCCTCGGCAACGTTGGTGTTCATCCTTTCGCTGACCATCTTTGCTGTTGGCTGCACGCCACCCCCGACCGGGCGGCCATCGACCAGCAACACGACCCTCAATCCAAATCCCAATACGACGGTCTCTGATTCGACCGTAACGACTCCGGCCAAGCTGCCGGAACCGGACGAAGTGCCTGTCGACGAAACCAAAATGGCCGTCGAAGCTTCCAACGTCGTTCCGGCCAAAACCAGTGAAGAACTGACCCCTGTCGTCACGCCGGATGAAAAGCCAGGCAAGACGCTGGTCGACACCGTCGAGACCACCCCCTCGAAGACTAGCGATGAACTCACGCCGCCAGCGGTGACCGACACGCCTGCCGATGCCGCCATGAAAGAAGAAGCGGTTAAAGAGGAAGTCACAACGGAAGCCAAAGAAGAGAAGCCGGTACCGAAAGAGATGACCAAACAGGAAGAGCCTGCCAAGCAAACTCCACCTGAAGAAGCTGCGGCGAAAAAAGAAGAGGCCAAACCGGTCGCGGAAGTCGCTTCGGCCAAGAAAACCACCACAGCCGCTTCCACCACGCAAAGCGAAGCCGATCCCCAAGACTGGCTCTTTTGGCGTGGTCCTGAGTTCAACGGCATCAGCCGTGCTACTGGACTGCCTGATAGCTGGGACCCTGAAGGTGGCGAAGGCAGCAACGTCTTGTGGAAGCGAGACGACCTGGGTACCCGCAGCACGCCAGTGGTCATGAACGGCAAGCTGTTCATGCTGGCCGCCGCCGAACAAGGCACGCCTCGTGAAGGCGAACGCGTTGTCTGCGTCGACGCCAAGACCGGCGAAACGATCTGGGAAAACCGCTTCAACGTTTATCTATCAGACGTTCCCGTCGAACGGGTTGGCTGGTCTTCCGTCACGGCGGATCCAACCACCAACACAGTGTTCGCACTGGGCGTATGCGGTCATTTTCAATGTATCGACGCCGATACGGGGAAAACGATCTGGACGCATAAGATGCATGAAGAGTTCGGTATGCTGACCACATACGGAGGTCGAACCAATTTTCCCTTGGTCTTTGAAGACCTGGTAATTATCAGCGGAATTGTTATCGGCTGGGGCGACTACGCCAAACCGGCCCACCGCTTTCTGGGCATCGACAAGGAAACGGGCGAAGTCGTTTGGTTCACCGAGACGACACCACTTCCTTACGACACCACCTACAGCACGCCGACCATCAAGATCGTCGATGGCATTCCCCAATACATCATTGGTGCCGGCGACGGAAAGATCTGGAGTATCCAGCCACGCACTGGCCAACACAATTGGAGCTTTTCGTTCGCCGCTCGTGGTTTGTTCAGCACGCCATTGATTGAAGGCGATCGGGTCTTCATGGCTCAAGGCGAAGAGAACGTAATCACCACCGAAGAGGATGGCAAAGTCAATGTCCAGGTCGACAACACCATGGGTGCGGTCGTTTCCGTAGATGCCACCAAGCGAGGCGATATTTCAGTCTCGGGCGAGAACTGGAAAATCGTCGAGCTGGTCGCCAACCGCAGTGCACCTGTCATTGTCGATGGCAAGATGTACCTGATCGACGACCGGGCCAAGATGTTTATCCTCGATCCCGAAACGGGCGAAGAGCTCTTTGATAAAGTCCGACTCGGCAGCAAGATGTTCGGCTCGCCGTTGTACGCCGACGGCAAGTTCTACCTGATGACCGAGAATGGCCGATACTACGTGCTTGGGCGACAAGACGATGGCAATATCGAGATCCTCTCGAAGGGACGCCTGCCTGACGGTGATGGGATCGCTTCGCCCATCTGTGCCCAGGGGCGACTCTACTTTCCGACTTCTGCGGCTCTTTACTGCGTAGGAACCGAAGATCAGAAAACGGGCTTCAGTGGCTTGCCGGAACAACCCACAGAAGACCCCGTCTCGGAAGATCCCAAGCCGGCCCACGCTCAATTGATTCCGGCCGAAACGTTGATCTACCCCGGTAAGGAAGTCGACTACCGCGTTAAGCTCTTCAATGCTCGTGGTCAGTTCGTCAAGGATGCCGAGAAGGTTGATTACAGCGTTGAAGGTCCCGCCAAAATCGACCAGACCGGTAAACTGACCGCCAACGAAGACGCCGGGCATGCCCCGGCCTACGTCACGGCGAAGGCCGGCGACCTGACCGGTAACTCTCGCTTACGAATCATCCCGGCACTGCCGTGGAGCTTCGACTTCGAGAACATCACCGTCGACGAGAAAACGGGCAAAGGTGAACCACCCATTACCTGGATTGGTGCTCGCTATCGCCACGTGGTTCGTGACGTTGACGGCAACAAAGTCATGGTCAAGATCACGACCATCCCCAAGGGTACCCGCAGCCAAGGTTGGATGGGCCACTCAGACTTGCATGACTACACGATCGAAGCCGACGTGATGGGTCACGAAAAAGATGGCCAACTTCCCGACATCGGCGTCACCGCCCAAGGCTATATCTTCATGCTGATGGGGAACGAGTCGAAGGCCCGTGCGTTGACCTGGATCACCCAGCAGCGGATCGCCAAAGATGTTGACTTTACCTTAGAACCAGGCGTCTGGTATCACATTAAGTTCAAAGTTTCCAATCAGGATGACGGAACCGCCAAAGCCCAAGGCAAGGCCTGGAAGAAGGACGAGCCGGAACCGGAAGCTTGGATGGTGGAAATTGTGGACGCCGTTCCTAACACGACCGGCAGCCCGGGCCTCTTCGGCAATGCGAAGACTGGCGAAATCTACCTGGACAATATCAAGGTGACCCCGAATAGTTAA
- a CDS encoding formylglycine-generating enzyme family protein, protein MHKFALTLALTATMVVSAAAAEVTGISPTKPESGPYVKIDSGFMVPYEITIPGTAVKLKMIPVPGGKFKLGSPESEAGHAAAEAPQIDVEVPPFWMAEHETTWEQYKPYMDLYESFKGFNSDRIREVTDENRIDAITAPTPLYEPSFTYEHGEDPQLPAVTMTNYSARQYTKWLSGVTGKQYRLPSEAEWEFAAQGGADTAYHFGNDPAKLEEYAWFVDNSDEAPHYVKGKKPNQYGLYDMHGNVWEWVLDQYSDEGFARLEGKQLKALDTVAWPSEPDPLMVKGGGWDDDAESVRAASKMGSSDGDWKEEDPNIPLSPWWFTSYPSTMVGFRVIRPLEELPKKEAVKFYQPDIEFLNLDVSDRLIEGRGVLGLVDPELPAALKKAE, encoded by the coding sequence ATGCACAAGTTTGCTTTGACCTTGGCCCTAACGGCCACCATGGTTGTTTCCGCCGCAGCCGCAGAAGTCACTGGCATCAGTCCGACCAAACCTGAGTCAGGCCCCTATGTGAAGATCGATAGCGGCTTCATGGTGCCGTACGAAATCACCATCCCCGGCACCGCTGTCAAGCTGAAGATGATCCCGGTTCCAGGCGGTAAGTTCAAGCTCGGCAGTCCCGAATCAGAAGCAGGCCACGCCGCAGCCGAAGCTCCCCAAATCGACGTCGAAGTTCCTCCGTTCTGGATGGCTGAACATGAAACGACCTGGGAGCAGTACAAGCCGTACATGGATCTGTACGAGTCCTTCAAAGGCTTCAATTCCGATCGCATTCGCGAGGTTACCGACGAGAACCGCATCGATGCGATTACGGCACCGACTCCGCTATACGAACCAAGTTTCACCTACGAGCATGGCGAAGACCCTCAGCTGCCTGCGGTAACGATGACCAACTACTCGGCTCGTCAGTACACCAAGTGGCTCAGCGGCGTCACCGGCAAGCAATACCGACTGCCTAGCGAAGCCGAATGGGAATTCGCTGCCCAGGGTGGTGCCGACACGGCTTATCACTTCGGCAACGACCCTGCAAAGCTGGAAGAGTACGCGTGGTTCGTCGACAACTCGGACGAAGCACCGCACTATGTCAAAGGTAAGAAACCCAATCAGTACGGCCTGTACGACATGCATGGCAACGTCTGGGAATGGGTCCTCGATCAGTACAGCGACGAAGGATTTGCTCGCCTGGAAGGGAAGCAGCTCAAGGCCCTCGACACGGTTGCCTGGCCTTCGGAGCCTGATCCGTTGATGGTCAAAGGAGGTGGCTGGGATGACGACGCCGAGAGCGTTCGCGCGGCCTCGAAAATGGGCAGTAGCGACGGCGATTGGAAAGAAGAAGACCCCAACATTCCGCTCAGCCCTTGGTGGTTTACCAGTTATCCATCGACAATGGTTGGCTTCCGCGTGATTCGTCCATTGGAAGAACTTCCCAAAAAAGAAGCGGTTAAATTCTATCAGCCGGACATCGAATTTTTGAACCTCGATGTTAGCGACCGCCTGATCGAAGGACGCGGTGTCTTAGGGCTGGTCGATCCCGAATTACCGGCTGCTTTGAAGAAGGCCGAATAG
- a CDS encoding HEAT repeat domain-containing protein, protein MSPERGRLHPSAIIASLLGLIALPLCAHAQVVQLANGGQLEAAVNHDSQVAAGGQVELVVEGVGSVVLASHQVQQVESPKVTEDEYFDHAANFTDTIGDQWKLAKWCQQQGLQLPFQRHARRVLELDPNYLPARKALGYERRDGQWVSREEIMTDRGYIRFEGRWTTMQQAALQVAQTQHKQKVIDWKVRLHRWRQQLGRSSSPEIQIDLETLDDPDAIPGLIQLLGNEHDQDLAFAYLETLGRMNSPAARSFLMENAVFQNNPIYREKCLQEVLAQRNPNMVAFFANHLKSYDNTIVLRAAYVLAQLDYPTAVFPLAGALQTQHLALHSSRYTYFYTSLAPENGFDIDGPKASYRMLTLSEFLGRSRNAYDIVRVQNHGVHLALIKLCEGQDFGYNPAAWKEWYQQVHAPKSPTIRLAREE, encoded by the coding sequence TTGTCACCGGAGCGCGGTCGTTTGCATCCCAGTGCTATCATTGCGAGTTTGCTAGGGCTCATTGCGCTACCGCTGTGCGCCCACGCTCAGGTCGTGCAGTTGGCCAATGGAGGGCAACTCGAAGCCGCTGTGAATCACGATTCCCAGGTGGCAGCCGGCGGCCAAGTCGAGTTGGTTGTCGAAGGGGTGGGCTCGGTCGTTCTGGCAAGCCACCAGGTTCAGCAGGTCGAATCGCCCAAAGTGACCGAAGACGAATACTTCGACCACGCGGCCAATTTCACCGATACGATCGGCGACCAATGGAAACTGGCCAAGTGGTGTCAGCAGCAAGGGTTGCAGCTTCCTTTCCAGCGTCACGCCAGACGTGTTCTCGAGCTCGATCCGAACTATCTACCCGCCCGTAAAGCCCTGGGCTATGAGCGGCGTGATGGCCAGTGGGTTAGCCGCGAAGAAATCATGACCGATCGCGGTTACATCCGCTTCGAGGGACGCTGGACGACCATGCAGCAAGCCGCACTACAAGTCGCCCAAACGCAACACAAGCAGAAGGTGATTGACTGGAAAGTTCGTCTCCATCGCTGGCGGCAACAATTGGGCAGATCGTCGTCACCAGAAATTCAGATCGATCTTGAGACGCTGGACGATCCCGATGCCATCCCCGGCTTGATCCAACTCTTGGGGAACGAGCACGATCAAGACCTCGCATTTGCGTACCTGGAAACACTCGGTCGCATGAATAGTCCAGCGGCTCGCTCCTTCTTGATGGAGAACGCTGTCTTTCAGAATAACCCCATCTATCGCGAAAAATGCCTGCAAGAGGTGTTGGCCCAGCGGAACCCAAACATGGTCGCGTTCTTCGCCAACCATTTAAAAAGCTACGACAACACGATCGTCCTTCGCGCAGCGTATGTGCTGGCACAGCTCGACTACCCAACCGCCGTCTTTCCCTTAGCCGGTGCCCTGCAAACGCAGCACTTAGCGTTGCATTCGTCTCGCTACACGTACTTCTATACGTCCCTCGCCCCGGAAAACGGGTTTGATATCGACGGTCCTAAAGCTTCCTACCGGATGCTGACTCTGTCGGAATTTCTCGGGCGAAGTCGCAATGCGTACGATATCGTTCGCGTACAGAACCATGGCGTGCACCTGGCCTTGATCAAGCTCTGTGAGGGACAAGACTTCGGCTACAACCCGGCCGCCTGGAAGGAATGGTACCAACAGGTCCATGCCCCGAAGTCTCCGACAATCCGCCTGGCCCGGGAAGAGTAA
- a CDS encoding sulfatase family protein, producing the protein MSHFFRYSVPLFLIAVSIVSWLDRSVQAADEPTAKKPNIVFIMSDDHAFQAISAYPGAINQTPNIDRIAKEGMRFDHCYVTNSICGPCRAVILTGKYSHLNGFYDNKTPRFDGSQLTFPKLLQKAGYQTAIVGKWHLGSDPTGFDYYNVLRGQGPYYNPQMRTSDGPKKYEGHTSEITTDLALEWLQEKRDPNKPFLLMYQHKAPHRNWMPAPKYLNKYDDVTFEEPANMWDNYENRASGAHDQDMTISKTMTPHDLKLVKQRGLTPEQEKVWNAAYGPKNKAFEEANLQGKDLVRWKFQRYIKDYLRCIDSVDEGVGQVLDYLDETGLTENTLVIYSSDQGFYLGEHGWFDKRWMYEESFRTPLLVRWPGHVKPGTVSDALVMNLDFPETMLAAAGVEIPKDMQGLSLLPILENDGKTPKDWPRNELYYHYYEFPGPHAVPRHYGVFDGRYKLINYYQLGEWELFDLQEDPSEMNSVYGQEKYEVIQAKMHEKLNELRAKYQDDTPRKGGKY; encoded by the coding sequence ATGTCCCACTTCTTTCGGTATTCCGTGCCCCTGTTTCTGATCGCCGTGTCGATCGTCAGTTGGCTCGATCGCAGTGTTCAAGCAGCCGATGAACCGACGGCCAAGAAGCCGAACATCGTCTTCATCATGTCCGACGATCATGCGTTTCAAGCAATCTCGGCTTATCCGGGTGCAATCAACCAGACACCCAACATCGACCGCATCGCCAAAGAAGGAATGCGATTCGACCATTGCTACGTAACCAACAGCATCTGCGGTCCATGTCGGGCAGTGATCTTGACCGGCAAGTACAGCCACTTGAACGGCTTCTACGACAACAAAACACCTCGCTTCGATGGCAGCCAACTCACCTTCCCCAAGCTGCTGCAAAAGGCCGGCTATCAAACGGCGATTGTTGGCAAGTGGCATTTGGGATCCGATCCAACCGGCTTCGATTACTACAATGTGCTGCGTGGCCAAGGTCCTTACTACAACCCACAGATGCGTACCTCGGATGGTCCCAAGAAGTACGAAGGGCACACCAGCGAGATCACGACCGACCTGGCCTTAGAGTGGCTGCAAGAGAAACGCGACCCGAACAAGCCGTTTTTGCTGATGTATCAGCACAAAGCACCCCATCGCAACTGGATGCCAGCTCCGAAGTACTTGAACAAGTACGACGACGTCACCTTCGAAGAGCCAGCCAACATGTGGGACAACTACGAGAATCGTGCCAGCGGTGCCCACGACCAAGACATGACGATCTCGAAAACGATGACACCGCACGACCTCAAACTGGTTAAGCAGCGTGGTCTGACGCCCGAGCAGGAAAAGGTTTGGAACGCCGCTTACGGCCCCAAGAATAAGGCCTTCGAAGAAGCCAACCTACAAGGCAAGGACCTCGTGCGTTGGAAGTTCCAGCGTTATATTAAAGACTACCTTCGCTGCATCGACTCGGTCGATGAAGGGGTCGGCCAAGTGCTCGACTACCTAGACGAAACAGGCCTGACCGAAAACACGCTAGTCATCTACAGCTCGGACCAAGGTTTCTACCTGGGCGAACATGGTTGGTTCGACAAGCGTTGGATGTACGAAGAATCGTTCCGCACGCCTCTGTTGGTTCGTTGGCCTGGTCACGTCAAACCCGGGACTGTCAGCGATGCGTTGGTCATGAACCTCGACTTCCCGGAAACGATGCTCGCCGCCGCTGGCGTTGAGATCCCCAAGGACATGCAGGGGCTCAGCCTTCTGCCGATCTTGGAAAATGACGGCAAGACTCCCAAGGACTGGCCGCGCAACGAACTGTACTACCACTACTACGAGTTCCCCGGCCCGCATGCCGTGCCGCGTCATTATGGTGTGTTCGATGGTCGCTACAAGTTGATCAATTACTATCAACTGGGCGAATGGGAGCTGTTCGACCTGCAAGAAGACCCCAGCGAAATGAACAGCGTCTACGGCCAGGAGAAGTACGAAGTCATTCAGGCCAAGATGCACGAGAAGCTCAATGAGCTTCGCGCGAAGTACCAAGACGACACGCCGCGTAAAGGTGGCAAGTACTAA
- a CDS encoding tetratricopeptide repeat protein, whose amino-acid sequence MTRNVIACGLMSCLSLLLTASATQQAAAQDTVLVDLYGRGVHAYNRGDYLEAYKLLDAVIEEGTNDPRAFYFLGLTNYKLGNTDEAQADFTKGAQLELDRSQIYPVGKALERVQGADRLMLEDYRNKVRTEVYLQKKERERARYEKLKQNEDQVLRGRQKPAGTPSAVPVPSEDETDPFGSPGAATTPMTPEPVQPNPSEPEMTEDAFGGTSPPESPTNPAPASPMAAPTQTDDPFGTAPSTPTDDPFGAAPMPNPTEPEMTEDPFGGTSPPGSPTNPAPASPMAAPTETGDPFGAAPMPEMTAPSDDPFGAAPMPNPTEPEMTEDPFGGTSVPGSATNPSPASPTEAPTETGVPFGAPPMPEMTAPSDDPFGAAPMPNPTEPEMTEDPFGGTSVPGSATNPSPASPTEAPTETGVPFGQAPAPNEGAASEGKPNPVSAAFGALGNALIPSVKVPSVPGMGPPAGAPQPGGDMPDGNDPFGAQPAPGNDPFGAEPDMNAAPVNEQPFGVPSAAPSNTVPSDDPFGAQPMPEMNAPSDDPFGAAPPSGNDPFGAAPMNPSGADPFGEAPAPKPIATPPSNDPFGASPAPSDDPFGASEPAADPFGN is encoded by the coding sequence ATGACGAGGAACGTTATCGCCTGCGGGCTAATGTCCTGCCTGAGTCTGCTTCTCACGGCAAGCGCCACCCAACAGGCAGCGGCGCAAGACACCGTTCTTGTCGATTTGTACGGTCGCGGTGTGCACGCTTACAACCGTGGCGACTACCTGGAAGCCTATAAGCTTCTCGATGCCGTCATAGAAGAAGGCACCAACGACCCGCGTGCTTTTTACTTTCTGGGTCTGACCAACTACAAACTTGGCAACACCGATGAGGCGCAAGCCGACTTCACCAAGGGTGCCCAGTTAGAACTCGATCGCAGCCAGATCTACCCCGTCGGCAAGGCGCTAGAACGCGTGCAAGGTGCCGATCGGCTAATGCTGGAAGATTACCGCAACAAAGTCCGTACGGAAGTCTATCTGCAGAAGAAAGAGCGCGAACGAGCTCGGTACGAAAAGCTGAAACAAAACGAAGATCAAGTCCTTCGCGGTCGCCAAAAACCTGCCGGCACGCCGTCCGCTGTTCCTGTTCCCTCGGAAGATGAGACCGATCCGTTCGGCTCGCCGGGCGCCGCAACAACGCCGATGACGCCAGAGCCGGTTCAACCGAATCCTTCCGAACCCGAAATGACGGAAGATGCCTTTGGTGGAACGTCCCCTCCTGAATCACCTACCAATCCTGCACCAGCCAGCCCGATGGCCGCACCAACCCAAACAGACGATCCGTTCGGAACCGCTCCGTCCACTCCGACCGACGATCCTTTTGGTGCCGCGCCGATGCCTAATCCAACAGAACCTGAAATGACGGAAGATCCCTTCGGTGGAACTTCCCCTCCGGGATCACCTACCAATCCTGCACCAGCGAGCCCAATGGCTGCACCAACCGAAACGGGCGATCCGTTTGGTGCCGCGCCAATGCCGGAAATGACCGCTCCGTCGGATGATCCTTTTGGTGCCGCTCCGATGCCTAATCCAACAGAACCCGAAATGACGGAAGATCCGTTCGGCGGAACTTCGGTGCCGGGATCGGCAACCAATCCATCGCCGGCTAGTCCGACAGAAGCACCCACCGAAACGGGCGTTCCGTTCGGTGCCCCGCCAATGCCGGAAATGACCGCTCCATCGGATGATCCTTTTGGTGCCGCTCCGATGCCTAATCCAACAGAACCCGAAATGACGGAAGATCCGTTCGGCGGAACTTCGGTGCCGGGATCGGCAACCAATCCATCGCCGGCTAGTCCGACGGAAGCACCCACCGAAACGGGCGTTCCGTTCGGGCAGGCTCCTGCTCCAAACGAGGGCGCTGCATCCGAAGGCAAACCCAACCCCGTATCTGCGGCGTTCGGGGCGTTGGGCAACGCGTTGATTCCTAGCGTGAAGGTTCCTTCCGTGCCAGGCATGGGCCCTCCGGCCGGTGCTCCGCAACCTGGCGGCGACATGCCCGATGGCAATGATCCGTTCGGCGCCCAACCTGCTCCGGGTAACGATCCTTTCGGAGCCGAGCCTGACATGAACGCAGCCCCCGTGAACGAACAACCCTTTGGTGTTCCTTCTGCGGCTCCTTCGAACACCGTCCCTAGTGACGACCCGTTCGGTGCCCAGCCGATGCCAGAAATGAACGCCCCATCCGACGACCCATTCGGAGCCGCACCCCCCTCAGGCAACGATCCCTTCGGAGCCGCTCCGATGAACCCATCAGGTGCCGATCCTTTCGGCGAAGCTCCCGCGCCAAAACCCATAGCAACTCCGCCCAGCAACGATCCGTTTGGGGCTTCGCCAGCTCCGTCGGACGATCCCTTTGGTGCGAGCGAACCAGCTGCCGATCCCTTCGGCAACTAA
- a CDS encoding DUF2237 family protein has protein sequence MAKNVLGTDLQDCSHEPLTGFFRDGCCHTGAEDVGLHIVCSEMTEAFLEFSKNAGNDLSTPHPEFGFPGLKPGNRWCLCALRWKEAFQAGVAPAVVLEATHISTLEFVDLEDLQEHSVQR, from the coding sequence ATGGCGAAAAATGTCCTCGGAACCGATCTGCAAGACTGCAGCCACGAACCGCTGACCGGCTTCTTTCGGGACGGATGCTGCCACACTGGGGCCGAAGATGTGGGCCTGCACATCGTTTGTAGCGAAATGACCGAAGCGTTTTTGGAGTTCTCTAAGAACGCCGGAAACGATCTCTCGACTCCCCACCCAGAGTTCGGCTTCCCTGGCCTTAAACCAGGTAACCGCTGGTGTTTATGCGCTCTGCGGTGGAAGGAAGCGTTCCAAGCAGGAGTCGCTCCGGCGGTCGTGCTCGAAGCGACTCACATCTCGACGCTCGAGTTTGTCGACCTGGAAGATCTGCAAGAGCACTCGGTACAGCGATAA